From one Synechocystis sp. PCC 6803 substr. PCC-P genomic stretch:
- a CDS encoding cytochrome b6 has product MAAGVGIFIGYIAVFTGVTLGLLYGLRFVKLI; this is encoded by the coding sequence ATGGCCGCTGGTGTAGGCATTTTTATTGGTTATATTGCTGTTTTTACCGGGGTCACCCTTGGTCTGCTTTACGGTCTGCGGTTTGTCAAGCTGATCTAA
- the hemB gene encoding porphobilinogen synthase, which translates to MFPTIRPRRLRQTDVLRRMVRENTLTVNDLIYPLFAVPGNAIAKEVVSMPGVYQLSVDKIVDEAKEVRDLGIPAIILFGIPEDKDTDATGAWHDCGIVQKATEAVKKAVPDLVVIVDTCLCEYTNHGHCGYLETGDLTGRVLNDPTLELLKKTAVSQANAGADVIAPSGMMDGFVQAIREALDDHDFQNIPILSYAAKYASAYYGPFRDAADSSPQFGDRRTYQMDPGNSREALKEVELDLLEGADMVMVKPALSYMDIIWRIKEMTNLPVAAYNVSGEYSMVKAAALNGWIDEQKVTLETLTSFKRAGADLILTYHAKDAARWLQD; encoded by the coding sequence ATGTTTCCCACCATCCGTCCCCGTCGCCTGCGCCAAACTGATGTTCTTCGCCGCATGGTCAGGGAAAATACCCTCACCGTCAATGATTTGATCTATCCCTTGTTTGCCGTTCCTGGTAATGCCATTGCCAAGGAAGTAGTTTCCATGCCTGGAGTGTACCAACTGTCGGTGGATAAAATTGTTGACGAAGCTAAAGAAGTACGGGATTTAGGCATTCCGGCCATTATTCTGTTTGGTATTCCCGAAGATAAGGATACCGATGCCACGGGAGCTTGGCATGATTGCGGCATTGTCCAAAAGGCGACGGAAGCGGTGAAAAAAGCGGTGCCAGATTTGGTGGTAATTGTCGATACCTGTTTGTGTGAATATACCAACCATGGCCACTGTGGCTATCTGGAAACGGGGGATTTGACCGGCCGGGTATTGAACGACCCCACCTTGGAATTGTTGAAAAAAACCGCTGTTTCCCAAGCTAATGCTGGGGCAGATGTCATTGCTCCCTCGGGGATGATGGATGGTTTTGTCCAGGCGATTCGGGAAGCCTTGGATGACCATGATTTCCAAAATATTCCCATTCTGTCCTACGCGGCTAAGTATGCTTCGGCCTATTACGGCCCCTTCCGGGATGCGGCGGATTCCTCTCCCCAATTCGGCGATCGCCGGACCTACCAAATGGATCCAGGCAATAGTCGGGAAGCGTTGAAAGAAGTGGAGTTGGATTTGCTAGAGGGGGCGGATATGGTGATGGTCAAACCGGCTTTGTCCTATATGGATATTATTTGGCGCATTAAGGAAATGACCAATTTACCAGTGGCGGCCTATAACGTGTCTGGGGAGTATTCCATGGTGAAGGCGGCCGCCCTAAACGGTTGGATTGACGAACAAAAAGTTACCCTGGAAACCCTCACCAGCTTTAAACGGGCCGGGGCAGATTTGATTTTGACCTACCATGCTAAGGATGCGGCCCGCTGGCTACAGGACTAG
- a CDS encoding type II toxin-antitoxin system VapC family toxin codes for MIIVDTGFWLALANKNDEFHIPAVNLFYSLQDEQFITTWCVMTETCYLLQNRVGIHAPQRFIRKIGLGKLNIFDIKPSHCSRIEQLMTKYRDLL; via the coding sequence ATGATCATTGTTGATACTGGCTTTTGGCTTGCCCTAGCTAATAAAAATGATGAGTTTCATATTCCGGCAGTGAATCTGTTTTATTCCCTACAAGACGAGCAGTTTATAACAACTTGGTGTGTTATGACTGAAACTTGCTATCTACTGCAAAATCGGGTTGGAATTCATGCACCGCAGAGATTTATTAGAAAAATTGGCTTAGGAAAACTCAATATCTTTGACATTAAACCTAGCCATTGTTCTCGCATTGAGCAACTTATGACGAAATATCGTGACTTGCTATAG
- a CDS encoding efflux RND transporter permease subunit, with product MFVDFFIKRPVFSSVCAIIILLVGTISIFSLPIAQFPEVAPTTIQVSSNYSGANAEVVERAVTDILERQINGVQGMRYISSTSSNDGTSSITVTFDRSQNKDIAAVDVQNRVALAEPQLPEAVRRTGIRVNKESNALLLGIGITSPDGEYDNVFLSNYADRYLVDPIRRLEGVGDVRIFGERLYAMRLWVDPMKLAAQQLTMADLSRALQEQNLQVGAGQIGAEPAPPGQEYQLDLLASSQLVEVKDFEDLIVKSGASGSVVRFKDIGRVELGAQNYNSFLRFRGDEAVGLGIYQLLDSNALEVARLVKDEMARLAQNFPEGIEYSVAFDTTEFVQESLSEVVETLLIAVVLVILVILVFLQDWRSALIPALTIPLALIGTFAFVKVFNFSINSLTLFGLTLATGLVVDDAIIVVEQISRFIKVKHEDPQEAAQEAMGELTGAVIATSLVLMAVFIPVAFFPGTTGALYQQFALTIAFSILLSTFLALTLTPSLCALLLREGQEPPAFIAGFFNWFNRVLDIIKNGYGNVLGKLVNLRAWVIGVFVLLLGATAWLYVTVPTAFLPEEDQGYFITIIQAPQGVSLQYTSRVMAQVEKELLAVPEVTATFAVGGFSFSGNSPNQGIIFTRLKPWGERTAPNQSVQAIIGQMFGKFSQIPEANIIPINPPPIRGLGQFGGFDFQLQDLRVNSELDTMVGTMGEILGAANQNPALTRVFSTFQANNPQLIVNVNRNKAKSLGVPVDQIFQTMETALGSSYVNDFVLQGRTYRVYLQADEQFRSSPEDINSLYVRSESGTMIPMANLVTVTQGVGAPIITHYNLFRSIAITGSANFGVSTGQAMNAMAAIARQVMPPGFDFQWSGISLEEMGSQGQAPLIFGLGLLFVFLVLAAQYENYIDPVIILLSVPLAILGALTAQSLRGFPNDVYCQIGLVMLIGLSSKNAILIVEFANQLRAEGYPIAKAALEASKDRLRPILMTALSTLFGIFPLAIATGAGAGSRQALGTAVFGGMLVATFLSLFVVPVLYIVVKTISGRLLAPKSTNPEPSPEIESHTPAPASQRNS from the coding sequence ATGTTCGTTGATTTTTTCATTAAGCGCCCTGTTTTCTCCAGCGTTTGCGCCATCATCATTTTGCTGGTGGGGACGATTAGCATTTTTAGCTTACCGATCGCCCAATTTCCGGAAGTAGCCCCAACCACCATTCAGGTTAGTTCCAACTACAGCGGGGCCAATGCGGAAGTGGTGGAAAGGGCCGTCACCGACATTTTGGAGCGGCAGATCAACGGGGTGCAGGGGATGAGGTACATTTCCTCTACCAGCAGTAACGATGGCACCAGTAGCATCACCGTCACCTTTGACCGGAGCCAGAATAAGGACATTGCCGCCGTCGATGTGCAAAACCGCGTGGCTCTGGCAGAACCGCAACTGCCGGAAGCAGTGAGAAGAACGGGGATCAGGGTTAATAAAGAATCCAACGCCCTACTGTTGGGCATCGGCATCACTAGCCCCGATGGCGAGTACGACAACGTTTTTTTGAGCAACTACGCCGATCGCTATCTGGTGGATCCCATCCGTCGGCTGGAAGGAGTGGGGGATGTACGGATTTTTGGGGAAAGGCTCTATGCCATGCGCCTCTGGGTAGATCCAATGAAATTAGCGGCCCAGCAGTTGACCATGGCGGACCTGAGTCGAGCTTTGCAGGAACAGAATTTACAGGTGGGGGCTGGACAGATTGGAGCAGAACCAGCACCCCCAGGTCAAGAATATCAATTGGACTTGCTCGCCAGTAGTCAATTAGTAGAAGTAAAAGATTTTGAGGACTTAATTGTTAAATCCGGGGCCAGCGGCTCTGTGGTTAGATTCAAAGATATCGGTCGGGTGGAATTGGGGGCCCAAAACTACAATAGTTTTTTACGCTTTCGGGGCGACGAAGCGGTGGGGCTAGGTATTTACCAATTGCTGGATAGTAATGCGTTGGAAGTAGCCCGTTTGGTGAAAGACGAAATGGCCCGTTTGGCTCAAAACTTTCCCGAAGGTATTGAATACAGCGTTGCCTTTGATACCACGGAATTTGTGCAGGAGTCCCTCTCGGAGGTGGTGGAAACCCTGCTCATTGCCGTCGTTCTGGTAATCCTGGTAATTTTGGTCTTTCTGCAAGACTGGCGATCGGCCTTAATTCCCGCTTTAACCATTCCCCTGGCTTTAATTGGTACTTTTGCCTTTGTCAAAGTCTTTAACTTTTCCATTAACAGTTTGACCCTGTTCGGTTTAACTCTGGCAACAGGGTTGGTGGTGGACGATGCCATCATTGTGGTGGAGCAAATTAGCCGTTTTATCAAAGTTAAACACGAAGATCCCCAAGAAGCGGCCCAGGAGGCCATGGGGGAACTGACGGGGGCGGTCATTGCCACTTCTTTGGTATTGATGGCAGTGTTTATTCCAGTGGCCTTTTTTCCTGGAACGACGGGGGCTTTATATCAACAATTTGCCCTTACCATTGCTTTTTCCATTCTTCTATCTACTTTCCTGGCCTTGACGCTGACCCCTTCCCTCTGCGCCCTGTTACTGCGGGAAGGCCAAGAACCACCGGCCTTTATTGCCGGATTTTTCAACTGGTTTAACCGGGTACTAGACATTATCAAAAACGGTTATGGCAATGTGTTGGGCAAATTAGTCAATCTGCGGGCATGGGTAATTGGCGTATTTGTTCTGTTACTTGGGGCCACCGCTTGGTTGTACGTCACTGTGCCCACTGCCTTTTTACCGGAGGAAGACCAGGGTTATTTCATCACCATTATCCAAGCTCCCCAGGGGGTTTCCCTGCAATACACCAGTAGGGTAATGGCCCAGGTGGAAAAGGAATTGCTAGCGGTGCCAGAAGTGACGGCGACCTTTGCAGTGGGAGGATTTAGTTTTAGTGGTAATAGCCCCAACCAAGGGATTATTTTTACCCGGCTCAAACCTTGGGGGGAACGGACTGCTCCTAATCAATCGGTGCAGGCCATCATCGGTCAGATGTTTGGTAAATTTTCCCAAATTCCCGAAGCCAATATCATTCCCATTAACCCACCTCCTATAAGGGGTTTGGGGCAATTTGGTGGGTTTGATTTCCAGTTACAGGATTTACGGGTGAATAGTGAACTGGACACCATGGTGGGCACGATGGGGGAAATCCTGGGGGCGGCCAACCAAAATCCGGCTTTAACCAGGGTATTTAGTACTTTCCAAGCTAATAATCCCCAGTTAATTGTCAATGTCAACCGCAACAAGGCTAAAAGCTTGGGGGTGCCGGTGGACCAAATTTTCCAAACCATGGAAACGGCGTTGGGTTCGAGCTATGTGAACGACTTTGTTCTGCAGGGCCGCACCTATCGGGTTTACCTCCAGGCCGATGAGCAGTTCCGCAGTAGCCCGGAGGATATTAATAGCCTTTATGTTCGCAGTGAGTCCGGCACCATGATTCCCATGGCTAATTTGGTCACTGTGACCCAGGGGGTGGGGGCACCAATTATTACCCATTACAATCTCTTCCGCTCGATCGCCATTACGGGGTCAGCTAACTTTGGGGTGAGTACGGGGCAAGCCATGAATGCCATGGCGGCGATCGCCCGACAGGTCATGCCACCGGGGTTTGATTTCCAATGGTCGGGTATTTCTTTGGAGGAAATGGGTTCCCAGGGCCAGGCTCCCCTAATTTTTGGCTTAGGTTTGCTGTTTGTATTTTTGGTACTGGCGGCTCAGTATGAAAACTACATTGACCCGGTGATTATTCTGCTCAGCGTCCCCCTGGCTATTTTGGGAGCTTTAACGGCCCAAAGTTTACGGGGTTTCCCCAATGACGTGTACTGCCAAATTGGTTTGGTGATGTTGATTGGTCTTTCCAGTAAAAACGCCATTTTAATTGTGGAGTTTGCTAACCAGTTACGGGCGGAGGGTTATCCCATTGCTAAAGCTGCCCTGGAAGCATCAAAGGATCGTCTCCGCCCCATTTTAATGACCGCCCTTTCCACTCTATTTGGTATTTTTCCCTTGGCGATCGCCACTGGTGCGGGGGCCGGTAGTCGGCAAGCATTGGGTACAGCGGTATTTGGCGGGATGTTGGTGGCCACTTTCCTCAGCCTATTTGTAGTGCCAGTTTTATACATTGTGGTCAAAACTATCAGTGGAAGGCTTTTGGCACCCAAATCCACCAACCCCGAGCCTAGCCCCGAAATCGAATCCCACACCCCAGCCCCAGCGTCCCAAAGGAATAGCTAG
- the aroB gene encoding 3-dehydroquinate synthase, which produces MATTIPVPLPQSPYQVQIVPGGLAAIADHLAPLGLGKKIMVVSNPEIYDYYGEVVIQALQRAGYEVFQHLIPAGETHKTLASINELYDVAFQANLERNSTLLSLGGGVIGDMTGFGAATWLRGINFVQVPTSLLAMVDASIGGKTGVNHPQGKNLIGAFYQPRLVYIDPVVLKTLPEREFRAGMAEVIKYGVIWDSELFTALEEAEDLSSIDRLPDELLTKIIQRSCQAKVDVVSQDEKEAGLRAILNYGHTVGHGVESLTGYGVINHGEAVAIGMEAAAKIAHYLGLCDQSLGDRQRQLLLKTKLPTEMPPTLAVENLLASLLHDKKVKAGKVRFILPTAIGQVTISDAVTDEVIKATLG; this is translated from the coding sequence ATGGCCACCACTATCCCCGTTCCCCTGCCCCAGTCCCCCTATCAAGTACAGATTGTGCCGGGAGGATTAGCGGCAATTGCCGACCATTTAGCTCCCCTTGGTTTGGGCAAAAAAATTATGGTGGTGTCCAATCCGGAAATTTATGACTACTACGGCGAAGTAGTGATCCAAGCCTTACAAAGGGCTGGCTATGAAGTTTTTCAGCATTTAATTCCCGCTGGGGAAACCCATAAAACCCTGGCTTCCATTAATGAGCTTTACGATGTCGCTTTCCAGGCCAATTTGGAGCGGAATTCCACCCTGCTGTCCCTGGGGGGAGGTGTCATCGGTGATATGACGGGGTTTGGGGCGGCCACTTGGCTCCGGGGCATTAATTTTGTTCAGGTACCCACTTCCTTGCTAGCCATGGTGGATGCTTCCATTGGCGGCAAAACGGGGGTGAACCATCCCCAGGGCAAAAATTTAATTGGTGCTTTTTACCAGCCGCGCTTGGTGTATATTGACCCCGTTGTGTTAAAAACCCTACCGGAACGGGAATTTCGGGCAGGGATGGCGGAGGTAATTAAATACGGAGTGATTTGGGATTCAGAATTATTCACAGCCCTAGAAGAAGCGGAAGATTTGTCTAGCATCGATCGCCTGCCGGACGAATTATTAACCAAAATCATCCAACGTTCCTGCCAAGCTAAAGTGGATGTGGTCAGCCAAGACGAAAAGGAAGCGGGATTACGGGCCATCCTCAACTACGGTCATACTGTCGGCCATGGGGTGGAAAGTCTAACGGGCTATGGAGTGATTAACCACGGGGAAGCAGTGGCCATTGGCATGGAAGCGGCGGCCAAAATTGCCCATTACCTAGGACTTTGTGACCAATCCCTCGGCGATCGCCAACGGCAATTATTGCTTAAAACTAAATTACCCACGGAGATGCCCCCAACCCTGGCGGTGGAGAACTTGCTAGCGAGTTTACTACACGACAAAAAAGTCAAAGCGGGCAAGGTTCGTTTCATTCTCCCCACGGCGATCGGGCAAGTAACTATCAGTGATGCTGTCACCGACGAAGTTATTAAGGCAACCCTAGGCTAA